The DNA region ccaggtgttcgtgcaaccatcaagcttatggcagaacggttttgctggcctggcatgaataaagacgtgagggagtgggcacgctcctgtgtaagctgccaaaaatctaaggttatcagacacaataaatcccccttaggctcgtttaaaactcccgatgctcgtttcgaccatgttcatctggatttggtaggacctttaccagattcaaatggatactcttatctcttaacctgcgtagaccgtttcactcaatggccagaagcagtacctatcaaggacatcactgatgaaacagtggcccgcaccttcgtcgaacgatgggtagcaaacttcggctgcccttcaaccatcactacagaccgcggacgccAGTTTGAATCCGAACTTTTCCGTCATCTGACCACACTTTTGGGAATCACTcgattccgaacgaccgcctaccacccacaagcaaacgggttggtagaacgttttcaccgacaactaaaagcttcactatcagctgcaaacgtttcacagtggaccgacggtcttccacttgtcttattaggtattcgcaatgcagtgaaagctgacattggatacagtgcggctcaactcgtttattgAATGACGCTTCGACTTGCAGGAGAATTCGTAGATCCTTCATCCTcgtcaatgaacatggatctaacctcctacacgaacaggcttacaaacgcaatgcgttcagttaaacctgcttccactcgacctcaatcaactgatgttttcgttcaacctgacttacgatatagtacacacgttttcgttcgtcgagactcgcatcgacgaccattcgaatcagcatacgaaggaactgtcaaagttcttcaacgtgaatctaagtactatatagtcgataagaacggaatcaacgatagcatcagcatcgatcgcttaaaagcagcatatttagaaggaaatcctattcacgtcgactttccttcggtacaatcgcacaacgcgactcctacactcataattcctcaaccgacaaccaacactagcgatgatactccgaatgtatctgaaaatatacctaaaacgacgcgttctggaagaagagtaagatttccagaacatttaaacgactactgcacgtaaggcactactcgacattttatattatcccgatctttctttttaacgatatataattttttcattaaaaaacaattttaatatgcctatatacttatatttttatttaaaaaaaacaaaaaaaaaagaaaaattatttttttttaacgctattacttGTGCtcgagtttattttccattttttttcgcCGGCATTGTGTTTTTATGCACATACCAGTGTATtgcgacatgcacttacactttcttttttcttttccaggacggctggaaaagaacgatgcagtttacgaggagtcgaagtTTTCGTTGCAactttttttttactatgttgtacctcggtcccatatagtaaggaaagacgaccagacgctgctacacttagtaagctatcagaagagtgtttaccaacgacaaactcgttgggtttaaacttctggctggccacatcttagggtcgtcactgccccactagggggagtgatctgtagcggtaaataaatccccaaaataaatagcactaagttttcgacattggatgctgaccatatgttttagtggactcatctagctgaaggcgctcggtcaggcatccgcaccagatcacgtgtggtaacgccgtgctcaacatcaaccgcaatcgctagccagattagatcacagaattccgatatattggtcaacgccaaatatactcttccgatctcctcgactctgtcttttgatttctctgggcgggaacgaaatatattagaaggtgttactggtagaagcgttgtcaaacactgaatacctgtgacatcatcaaccaCTTTTCTTCGTAGTGTATCTCTCTATTCATCAGTGGAACATTTAAGTGTAGCACAGATGATATATTTCAAATTTCGACATTCGCTACTGTACTATAGTGCTGTAGTGACTCAtctttatcacgagaacacgactggtttattgaaaacaattattattgtaactgattgtaccagtgactgttttaatgtgctttgtTTAACTGCACTAAACAGCATCCACTATTCACACACTTTGactgtgacttcgcgcgaattcggttacgttctgtaaccaagcttgtaccctggcacgatctcggtatcctttcgataccacgagatcgccagcaaatatatctcgacttggtccattaactaccttctgatatttggcttctagtggaatttatggatttatttggcacgcgatcctttgtagtggtgttcatagtcaatcccaattcgacaccacgctacaactggtgagccgtattttggaacacgccccagcctctggtcaaatcttccaaagaagccaatttgGTGATTCTATAGTTTacctatccacgtctgtcgtatattttcatattatcttttaatgtataatatactcgacatgacggataacgataagaacagtattaatataatagactcacatgtatgtgtaccggatccttgtcactttttattcgcgtgacggtAAATTCAACGCTTTAtccgagaaattttcccctattaactattctcctcgctgacccggctgcttggtacggaacgcatacgcattaccgtctaccacccagcaccaaatggttaagttgaacggtttcactgccaacttaaaagtgctctacgagcacacgaaaacggcaactggtacgaaacctcaCGGCTCGTTCTCTTAGGCACCGGAAcaagcttgaaggcagatatccaatgttccgctgCTAAACTTgcatacggcacgacattgcgtctgcccggagaattcttcacaccacggagcagacctgatttcggtaaatcagactacgtccatcgactgtctgcatttatgcgaacgctgtctccggtgtcaacttgaatacaacatcgacaggtcgctctccctcgagagttatctacctgttcacatgtttttgtacgagtagattcggtacgcaaacctttgcagcagccttacgaaggcccttttcacgtgatcgctcgtcacgtaaagaccttcaaggttgatcgatatggacgcgtcgagatcgtcagcgttgatcgtctcaaactagcacacgtcgatgacggtgccctatctgataacatgagattcaatgctagacctatcaaacctagcggggtccttaaatcttcttcagatcccacgctagatatatctgagacctcattctcacatcccggtcaacagcacgcgtcatctgcaccatctacggacgagacgatagtctcacgtccagatcagcagaccacgccgcctctgacctcggatgagattgcaggctcacgcgatacgaacgagactgccgtctcacgttccggtcgccgagtacggttgcccgtacgcttccgcgaatagtcgcacagtcaacaaccgatatggtgtaggattattcctatactacacgcatgctacacttctcttttttgattttctttttgtttcctgagcccacgccttcgaccatctccgtttggtttcgtcgacttcagtcaactttgacGAAAGCTGAattggccacccatgctcttgtcaacgaactcagtcgatatattggtttcgaatgcttggcatacgcttggtctcgaacttggtcgttatggtcgcttctggtcttttggctcaacgtggtttcgtccttcgtctgcagcgtttctggtccgcattccctacgaacgccctcttcagattctggatacaaaccactctcgtgtagcatgccaactcaagcaacaaatacagcacatcgctcctggtaccgttctccgaaaacgaccttcgttggcaactcgacgatcaatgATCGCATTCCTGTTCCGCCAATTCTTCCGtactacaatcgctcgtcagccgatcagtcccacgatttaaaccgctatttatcgaaagtgtaaaccctttctagcggggggcccctgtagtgactcacatttatcacgagaacacgactggtttattgaaaacaattattattgtaactgattgtaccagtgactgttttaatgtgctttgtTTAACTGCACTAAACAGCATCCACTATTCACACACTTTGactgtgacttcgcgcgaattcggttacgttctgtaaccaagcttgtaccctggcacgatctcggtatcctttcgataccacgagatcgccagcaaatatatctcgacttggtccattaactacCTTCTGATCTTTcgcttccgggggattttatggagtcatttggcacgtgtttcatggtagcggtgttcatagccAATcgcaactcgacgccacgctacagtgTGGCAAGAATGTAGCACCAAAGTCGTGGTTTGATACAACTATTGACTATGAGTG from Schistosoma haematobium chromosome ZW, whole genome shotgun sequence includes:
- a CDS encoding hypothetical protein (EggNog:ENOG410VENC~COG:A) encodes the protein MYCAVRHFQHYIEGREFTLFADHKPLTFSLSSPSDKYSPRESRQLDYISQFTSDIQHISGANNVVADALFRITSLNSFQGIDLLKLAELQKEDTDLQHELSSTTLKLRIKQMGTGKETLLCDTSTGRDRPIVPKNYRRNVFNTLHKLSHPGVRATIKLMAERFCWPGMNKDVREWARSCVSCQKSKVIRHNKSPLGSFKTPDARFDHVHLDLVGPLPDSNGYSYLLTCVDRFTQWPEAVPIKDITDETVARTFVERWVANFGCPSTITTDRGRQFESELFRHLTTLLGITRFRTTAYHPQANGLVERFHRQLKASLSAANVSQWTDGLPLVLLGIRNAVKADIGYSAAQLVY